Proteins encoded in a region of the Nicotiana tomentosiformis chromosome 9, ASM39032v3, whole genome shotgun sequence genome:
- the LOC104106882 gene encoding protein NRT1/ PTR FAMILY 4.5-like: MDKTQLLEGKVDWRGRIATKDKHGGQGPSSLILGTFACENMASFVLGVTLVTYFNGVMHYDVADAATQVTNYSGTSYILTVLVAILADTYIGRFKAVLISCWIEFLGLGLLAFQAHYPKYKPPQNCNILDPTSTCEKVAGKNAAFLFIALYLVALGSAGVKSALPSHGADQFDENDKKEALQMSSFFNWLLLAVCIGGSISTTFIVWIQENKGWDWGFFVSTLAMFLGAIIFCLGLPWYRIFVIKGSSAITEIFQVYVAAVRNRNLQLPEDSADLYEINEDNEAAIPAEFLPHTNTYKFLDKAAIQISQQQSEKPNPWKLCRVTQVENAKILLSMIPVFCCTIIMTLCLAQLQTFSIQQGFTMDTRITNKFHIPPASLPIIPIIFLIIIIPVYDQIIVPILRKFTGIPTGITYLQRVGVGLVLSALSMTAASILEVKRKQVARDNNMLDAIPVLQPLPISVFWLSIQFFIFGIADMFTYVGLLEFFYSQAPKELKSVSSCFLWTSMSIGYFLSSIVVKIVNKATQKITNSGGWLVGNNFNRNHLNLFYLMLAVLSMVNFGIYLIVASRYKYRVQKSASDLDDSRVYALKEMKKSQEEN; this comes from the exons ATG GATAAGACTCAACTTCTTGAAGGAAAGGTGGATTGGAGAGGAAGAATAGCTACTAAGGATAAACATGGAGGACAAGGTCCTTCCTCACTCATTTTAG GTACATTTGCTTGTGAGAACATGGCATCATTTGTGTTGGGAGTAACTTTGGTAACTTATTTCAATGGAGTGATGCATTATGATGTAGCTGATGCAGCAACTCAAGTTACCAACTACTCAGGGACCAGTTATATTCTTACTGTCCTTGTGGCTATCCTAGCAGATACTTATATTGGCAGATTTAAAGCTGTTCTTATTTCATGTTGGATTGAGTTCTTG GGACTAGGACTGCTAGCATTTCAAGCACACTACCCAAAATACAAACCACCACAAAACTGCAACATTCTTGATCCAACATCAACATGTGAAAAGGTTGCTGGAAAAAATGCAGCCTTCCTTTTTATTGCTCTTTATTTAGTAGCCCTTGGATCAGCAGGGGTCAAATCTGCATTGCCATCACATGGTGCTGACCAATTTGATGAGAATGACAAAAAAGAAGCATTGCAAATGTCAAGTTTCTTCAATTGGCTTTTGTTAGCAGTGTGCATTGGTGGTTCAATTAGTACAACATTTATTGTTTGGATTCAAGAAAATAAAGGATGGGATTGGGGATTTTTTGTTAGCACATTGGCTATGTTCTTGGGTGCAATAATCTTTTGTCTTGGATTACCATGGTATAGAATATTTGTTATTAAGGGAAGCAGTGCCATCACAGAAATTTTCCAG GTATATGTTGCAGCCGTACGAAACAGAAACCTTCAACTTCCTGAGGATTCTGCTGATCTCTATGAGATCAATGAGGATAATGAAGCTGCAATTCCAGCAGAATTTTTACCTCACACTAATACATACAA GTTCTTGGACAAAGCAGCTATTCAGATATCACAACAACAATCTGAAAAACCAAATCCATGGAAACTTTGCAGAGTTACACAAGTAGAAAATGCAAAAATCCTACTAAGTATGATACCAGTCTTTTGTTGTACAATAATCATGACACTTTGTCTTGCCCAACTCCAAACATTTTCTATTCAACAAGGTTTCACAATGGACACAAGAATCACAAATAAATTCCACATACCACCTGCTTCATTACCAATTATCCctattattttcttgatcatAATTATCCCCGTCTACGATCAAATCATCGTTCCAATTTTACGCAAATTTACAGGCATCCCAACAGGCATAACGTATTTACAACGAGTCGGGGTTGGTTTAGTCCTCTCTGCTTTATCTATGACAGCAGCATCCATCTTAGAAGTTAAACGCAAACAAGTAGCACGTGACAACAACATGCTCGACGCCATCCCCGTGTTGCAACCATTACCAATTAGTGTGTTTTGGCTTTCAATTCAATTTTTCATATTTGGGATAGCTGATATGTTTACTTATGTGGGGCTTCTTGAATTCTTCTATTCTCAAGCACCAAAGGAGTTGAAGTCAGTTTCATCTTGTTTTCTTTGGACTTCAATGTCAATAGGGTATTTCTTGAGTTCTATAGTTGTGAAAATTGTGAACAAGGCAACACAAAAAATTACAAATAGTGGGGGTTGGTTAGTTGGGAATAATTTCAATAGGAATCATTTGAATTTGTTTTATTTGATGTTGGCTGTGTTGTCTATGGTCAATTTTGGCATATATTTGATTGTTGCTAGCAGGTATAAGTATAGGGTACAGAAAAGTGCTAGTGATTTGGATGATAGCAGAGTATATGCTTTAAAGGAAATGAAGAAGTCACAAGAGGAAAATTGA
- the LOC108946964 gene encoding oil body-associated protein 2A-like → MLQSLTPIKQMNQHVCTFAMYGHDLHCKIETHHYVTRLNQDFLQCAVYDSNESTGRLIGVEYIISDRIFETLPHEKQKLWHSHAHEIKSGLWVNPRVPEMVVRPELENLTKTNGKFWCTSQTDRGDKLPIGPPALMMSPQAVDLGIVNIGLVKKRDDKYNISTDAIKTTRVDLPEPERLNP, encoded by the exons ATGTTGCAGTCTTTGACTCCTATCAAGCAAATGAACCAACATGTTTGTACTTTTGCTATGTACGGTCATGACTTGCATTGTAAAATCGAAACTCATCACTATGTCACTCGTTTGAATCAAGATTTCCTTCAGTGTGCCGTTTACGACTCCAATGAATCCACTGGTCGTCTTATCG GAGTGGAGTATATAATATCTGATCGTATTTTCGAAACTTTGCCTCATGAAAAACAGAAACTTTGGCATTCTCATGCTCATGAG ATCAAATCAGGACTTTGGGTAAATCCTAGAGTACCAGAAATGGTTGTTAGGCCTGAGCTGGAGAATCTTACCAAGACCAATGGCAAATTTTGGTGTACATCGCAAACTGATAGAG GTGACAAGTTACCAATTGGACCACCAGCGCTGATGATGTCTCCACAGGCAGTAGATTTGGGCATTGTAAACATAGGGCTAGTCAAGAAAAGAGATGACAAGTACAATATATCGACCGATGCTATAAAAACTACTCGGGTCGATTTGCCCGAGCCCGAGCGCCTGAATCCGTAG